One segment of Penaeus vannamei isolate JL-2024 chromosome 3, ASM4276789v1, whole genome shotgun sequence DNA contains the following:
- the LOC113804609 gene encoding uncharacterized protein — translation MGYLDVQEKGADPLPAKRSDKAWNGYRFLVVMGVLASVLIYTMGAILTGIAYRTMDSKANCTRVGLDGPQAQTVISMHGFNTSLVVVGPCFMAAGGAIVAFIIFQWCFCRPVIRE, via the exons ATGGGCTATTTAGACGTCCAG GAGAAGGGCGCAGATCCCTTGCCGGCGAAGAGGTCTGACAAAGCCTGGAATGGCTACAGGTTCCTGGTGGTGATGGGCGTCCTCGCCAGCGTCCTGATCTACACCATGGGCGCCATCCTCACCGGCATCGCCTACAGAACCATGGACAGCAAAG ccaACTGCACCCGTGTCGGCCTAGACGGTCCTCAGGCCCAGACCGTGATCTCGATGCACGGCTTCAACACGTCGCTCGTCGTGGTCGGCCCTTGCTTCATGGCTGCCGGCGGAGCCATCGTCGCCTTCATCATCTTCCAGTGGTGCTTCTGCCGGCCGGTCATTAGGGAATAG
- the LOC113804608 gene encoding cuticle protein AMP1A produces the protein MKLTCLLLLVSVAAALARPQAPPSIIKNVRFEPDDDGHYEFEIETSDGIRRSETGSQTGPESQTIEGVISFTLPDGTPFKMTFVADENGFRPQSSLLPVAPPMPAHSLRQLRLAALDSDEDK, from the exons ATGAAGCTG ACTTGCCTTCTGCTGTTAGTGAGCGTTGCCGCCGCCCTGGCCCGCCCGCAGGCGCCGCCCTCCATAATTAAAAACGTCCGCTTCGAGCCCGACGACGACGGCCATTACGAGTTCGAGATCGAGACGAGCGACGGCATCCGGCGCTCCGAAACCGGCAGCCAGACCGGCCCGGAGAGTCAGACCATCGAAGGAGTCATCTC TTTCACGCTTCCCGACGGAACTCCGTTCAAGATGACGTTTGTGGCCGACGAGAATGGCTTCCGCCCGCAGAGCAGCCTGCTTCCCGTGGCGCCACCGATGCCGGCGCACTCCCTGCGTCAGCTGCGCCTCGCTGCCCTTGACTCCGACGAGGACAAGTGA
- the LOC113804610 gene encoding uncharacterized protein — protein MVQYSINEDLKVLTKEQGWCGYRAVLIMGVATSVIIYTIGAIITGVTYRDWDRRANCTLDYPGGSDPEELYLYNTPLVVIGPCLMAVGGAIVVFMLLQWFFCRPTYWR, from the exons ATG GTACAATATAGCATTAACGAGGACCTGAAGGTTCTGACGAAGGAGCAAGGATGGTGTGGGTACCGCGCGGTCCTCATCATGGGCGTGGCCACAAGCGTCATTATCTATACCATCGGAGCGATTATCACGGGCGTCACCTACAGAGACTGGGATCGCAGAG CCAACTGCACGCTGGATTACCCGGGCGGAAGCGACCCGGAGGAGCTCTACCTGTACAACACGCCCCTGGTGGTGATCGGGCCGTGCCTCATGGCCGTTGGCGGAGCAATCGTCGTCTTCATGCTCCTGCAGTGGTTCTTCTGCCGCCCGACCTACTGGCGCTGA